One Mya arenaria isolate MELC-2E11 chromosome 7, ASM2691426v1 genomic window carries:
- the LOC128241035 gene encoding uncharacterized protein LOC128241035, with amino-acid sequence MNYGRYVESKSRSKVTCLQGRNQSHVISYDDVNHSCRHFLDLNTTLVSGGDQASTSVWVRNNSVMTVFPVERSDGQYVANVDGACKAVGGRSANINSLHDAKISGLHLCRCGLLGDNTTRFSVQEDTSSCTKFTSSLLWPKVVACKLSTGEYLNPANLVYCIFS; translated from the exons ATGAATTACGGTCGGTATGTAGAATCAAAGTCGCGGTCCAAGGTCACATGCCTCCAAGGACGCAACCAGTCTCACGTGATAAGTTACGATGACGTCAATCACTCGTGTCGTCATTTTTTGGACTTGAACACGACGCTCGTTTCTGGTGGCGACCAGGCATCCACTTCCGTATGGGTTAGAAACAACAGCGTCATGACGG tatttccGGTCGAGCGGTCAGACGGCCAGTATGTGGCAAACGTGGACGGCGCTTGCAAGGCGGTGGGTGGACGTTCAGCTAACATCAATAGCCTGCATGACGCGAAAATATCCGGTCTACATTTGTGTCG GTGCGGTTTGCTAGGAGACAACACGACCCGGTTCAGCGTCCAGGAAGACACTAGCTCGTGCACAAAGTTCACCAGCTCATTGCTATGGCCCAAGGTAGTCGCATGCAAGCTTTCAACAGGGGAATATCTCAACCCCGCCAACCTCGTCTACTGCATATTCTCGTGA